One Sphingomonas sabuli genomic region harbors:
- a CDS encoding tryptophan halogenase family protein produces MAAPNNPVRSITIVGGGTAGWMTAAVLSQWLSKVKIRLVESEEIGTIGVGEATIPHIRNYFALAGIELRDVLEHSMATFKMGIQFVDWGAPGEAYIHGFGKIGRDMLWLHPHQLWLAARARDPGRVKSFDHYSLNCLAALENRFAFADARNPQSPLADLDYAYHFDASLIARLLRTKSEERGVERVEGKIVDVTKADDGSIASVTLADGRTVDGDFFVDCSGMRALLIGGALGVDYEDWSQWLLCDRAQAVPCESVSPLTPYTRATARTAGWQWRIPLQHRIGNGHVYASSLMSDDAAADVLLANLDGKPLADPRPVRFQPGRRVRVWEKNVLAVGLSAGFLEPLESTSIHLIQTAVHRLLALFPAEGISQADVDEFNLQARIEMEDVRDFVIAHYKVTRRSGEPFWDYVREMPVPDTLAERLDLFRSSGRFFKHQAAELFAEESWVQVLIGQGLDMRADPVTQFVDDDALFGFLDDLADVIGDVARDLPDHAAVIESLLKGAAPQAAPVAPPRMNFTINYPARS; encoded by the coding sequence ATGGCGGCTCCCAATAACCCGGTACGAAGCATCACCATCGTCGGCGGCGGCACCGCCGGCTGGATGACCGCCGCGGTGCTGTCGCAATGGCTGAGCAAGGTGAAGATCCGGCTGGTCGAATCCGAAGAGATCGGGACGATCGGGGTCGGCGAAGCGACCATTCCGCACATTCGCAACTATTTCGCGCTGGCCGGGATCGAGCTGCGCGACGTGCTCGAACATTCCATGGCGACGTTCAAGATGGGCATCCAGTTCGTCGACTGGGGCGCGCCGGGGGAAGCGTACATCCACGGCTTCGGCAAGATCGGCCGCGACATGTTGTGGCTGCACCCGCATCAATTGTGGCTGGCTGCTCGGGCGCGCGACCCGGGCCGGGTGAAGAGCTTCGACCATTATTCGCTCAACTGCCTTGCCGCGCTCGAAAACCGATTTGCCTTTGCCGACGCGCGCAATCCGCAATCGCCGCTCGCCGATCTCGATTACGCGTATCATTTCGACGCGTCGCTGATCGCCCGTTTGCTGCGCACAAAATCGGAAGAGCGTGGCGTCGAGCGGGTCGAGGGGAAGATCGTCGACGTCACCAAGGCGGACGACGGCAGCATCGCGTCGGTCACGCTGGCCGACGGGCGCACGGTCGACGGCGACTTTTTCGTCGATTGTTCGGGCATGCGCGCCCTGCTGATCGGCGGGGCACTGGGCGTCGACTATGAAGACTGGAGCCAGTGGCTGCTGTGCGACCGGGCCCAGGCGGTGCCGTGCGAAAGCGTTTCGCCGTTGACGCCTTACACCCGTGCCACCGCCCGTACCGCCGGGTGGCAATGGCGCATTCCGCTGCAACATCGCATCGGCAACGGCCATGTCTATGCGTCGTCGCTGATGAGCGACGATGCGGCGGCCGACGTCCTGCTCGCTAACCTCGACGGCAAGCCGCTGGCCGATCCCCGTCCGGTGCGCTTTCAGCCCGGGCGGCGCGTGCGGGTGTGGGAAAAGAACGTGCTTGCCGTCGGCCTGTCGGCGGGTTTTCTGGAACCGCTGGAATCGACCAGCATCCACCTCATTCAGACTGCGGTGCACCGGCTGCTTGCGCTGTTCCCGGCCGAAGGCATCAGCCAGGCCGATGTCGACGAGTTCAACCTGCAGGCACGGATCGAGATGGAAGACGTGCGCGATTTCGTCATCGCGCATTACAAAGTCACGCGCCGCAGCGGCGAACCCTTCTGGGATTATGTGCGCGAAATGCCGGTTCCGGACACGCTCGCCGAACGGCTCGACCTGTTCCGGTCGTCGGGCCGTTTCTTCAAGCACCAGGCGGCGGAACTGTTTGCGGAGGAAAGCTGGGTTCAGGTGCTGATCGGGCAAGGCCTCGACATGCGCGCCGATCCGGTCACGCAATTCGTGGACGACGATGCGTTGTTCGGCTTTCTCGACGATTTGGCCGACGTCATCGGTGATGTCGCCAGAGATTTGCCGGACCATGCCGCGGTCATCGAGTCGTTGCTGAAAGGCGCCGCGCCGCAGGCTGCGCCAGTCGCGCCGCCGCGCATGAATTTCACCATCAACTATCCCGCGCGCAGTTGA
- a CDS encoding DUF5985 family protein, which produces MELLSFLSGVAACGFVISGLFFLRFWDKVRDPLFLLFAFAFFLLGLGQTVLALGGLPLEERSSVFLIRLTAFLLIIFAIFRKNRASA; this is translated from the coding sequence ATGGAATTGCTTAGCTTCCTTTCCGGCGTCGCGGCCTGCGGGTTCGTTATCTCCGGCCTGTTCTTCCTGCGCTTCTGGGACAAGGTCCGCGATCCCTTGTTCCTGCTGTTCGCGTTCGCCTTCTTTCTCCTCGGGCTGGGCCAGACGGTTCTCGCGCTCGGCGGCCTTCCGCTCGAAGAGCGCAGCTCCGTCTTCCTCATCCGGTTGACCGCGTTCCTGCTGATCATCTTCGCCATCTTTCGCAAAAACCGCGCCAGCGCCTAG
- a CDS encoding DUF5985 family protein, which translates to MADLFPTIVYTLCFLTSSACAWLLARSYARSGARLLLWSCLCFVLLAASNLLLVVDMLVVPDFDLQLWRLLLAVAAVAVLLFGFIWDLEKE; encoded by the coding sequence ATGGCCGACCTCTTTCCAACCATCGTCTACACGCTGTGTTTCCTGACCAGCAGCGCCTGCGCCTGGCTGCTGGCGCGCAGCTATGCGCGCAGCGGCGCGCGGCTGCTGTTGTGGAGCTGCCTGTGTTTCGTGCTGCTGGCAGCAAGTAACCTGCTGCTCGTTGTCGACATGCTCGTGGTGCCCGATTTCGACCTGCAATTGTGGCGCCTTCTGCTGGCCGTGGCGGCGGTTGCCGTATTGCTGTTCGGGTTCATCTGGGACTTGGAAAAGGAGTGA
- a CDS encoding TonB-dependent receptor, whose translation MMAQPAFAQDSSANLQGHVDGAAAGTTVVATDTNTGQTVTGTVDAEGNYAIYGLRPSTYSVAVDGKPAQQTTLLIGQTSIVDFETAATTTATGEAGAIVVTGRRVRQQSTPQAVSTNITPSQIENLPQNQRNFLSFAQLAPGVELISPSGAQQLQAGALAPQNANILLDGMSFKNPINHGGMLGQNFGDFGNPFPQIAIQEYQLQTQNFGAENGQSASALLSAITKTGGNKFHGSVFVDWQPEWMVERPYFDKKNNVPKRDSSRTQFGGDFGGPIIPEKLSFYVAVEGTNQKRPPATFNDVATVIPQNIRDQINSAVSLEFKQRLYFGKLTWFATPDDTVNLSAYRRRQSNLADFGGTAVQEHGHLLRTNQDRYQLQWRHSAGDFTNFVNISYDKATQGAPNVSDGPEYVLSNGTDTGSRIVELGANGFEQDDTIKSLTLREDATWRRGAHTLKAGGQAVFYNLNRIEAANFNGTYFVSNPCDQTVSSCGPFDITTATPFAGRINVNPAPGLKAKSTQLGIYITDEWKPDDHWTVNAGIRWDFESNPNNKNYVTPAAIADALRNYPGWAARGIDPEDYISNGSNRKPFYGAFQPRIGAAYDVRGDGDLIFFGGIGRYYDRNLFIQGVIEQQQNANVVLTVPLTECASGAPPAYCSDPEALRAYAAGQGFTGGAVWVLPNKVRLPYSDQFDLGVRKRFGEINTTLTYSHIESHNISMFARSNFYSNGWYTVVLTPDGCMNGGDQWIIDFTPNGPFPNCPATTGQLPGFNGKLNRGLNNGRARLDALFLQIEKPFTEQSTWGFTQALTLQRARSNVAQELNSDEFYNGPNLDTYGWNYVNGIAKWRSVTSVNWRAPFGFTVSGILNLSSGPAFGNIVAPWTGLTGPVPQGACCYANMGGVYFPKKDIAYKRLDMRVAKTFKTPWGHEATIDFQAFNVFNWLNRTYSSWGAGGGNPPPLTENGQVGNDQRQFQAGFTYKF comes from the coding sequence ATGATGGCCCAGCCTGCGTTCGCACAGGATTCTTCGGCCAACCTGCAGGGCCATGTCGATGGCGCCGCGGCCGGGACCACGGTCGTCGCGACCGACACCAACACGGGCCAGACCGTCACCGGCACCGTCGATGCGGAAGGCAATTACGCCATCTACGGGCTGCGTCCGTCGACCTATTCGGTTGCCGTCGACGGCAAGCCGGCGCAACAGACGACGCTGTTGATCGGGCAAACGTCGATCGTCGATTTCGAAACCGCGGCGACGACTACCGCGACCGGTGAAGCCGGCGCGATCGTCGTTACCGGACGGCGCGTGCGGCAGCAGTCGACGCCGCAAGCGGTGTCGACCAACATCACGCCGTCGCAGATCGAAAACCTGCCGCAGAACCAGCGCAACTTCCTCAGCTTCGCGCAGCTTGCTCCGGGTGTCGAACTCATCTCGCCGAGCGGCGCACAGCAGCTGCAGGCCGGCGCGCTCGCGCCGCAGAACGCCAACATCCTGCTCGACGGGATGAGCTTCAAGAACCCGATCAACCACGGCGGTATGCTGGGGCAGAACTTCGGCGATTTCGGTAACCCGTTCCCGCAGATCGCGATCCAGGAATACCAACTTCAGACGCAGAACTTCGGTGCCGAAAACGGCCAGTCGGCGTCGGCCCTGCTGAGCGCGATCACCAAGACCGGCGGCAACAAGTTCCACGGGTCGGTGTTCGTCGACTGGCAGCCGGAATGGATGGTCGAACGACCCTATTTCGACAAGAAGAACAACGTGCCCAAGCGCGATTCCAGCCGCACCCAGTTCGGCGGCGATTTCGGCGGGCCGATCATCCCGGAAAAGCTGAGCTTCTACGTTGCGGTCGAAGGGACCAATCAGAAGCGTCCGCCGGCAACGTTCAACGATGTGGCGACGGTGATCCCGCAGAACATCCGCGACCAGATCAACAGCGCGGTTTCGCTCGAATTCAAGCAGCGACTCTATTTCGGCAAGCTGACCTGGTTCGCGACGCCCGACGATACGGTCAACTTGAGCGCGTATCGCCGCCGGCAAAGCAACCTTGCGGACTTTGGCGGCACCGCCGTGCAGGAACACGGCCACCTGCTTCGAACGAACCAGGATCGCTACCAGCTGCAGTGGCGGCACAGCGCCGGCGACTTCACCAACTTCGTCAACATCTCCTATGACAAGGCGACGCAGGGCGCGCCGAACGTCTCGGACGGGCCCGAATACGTCCTGTCGAACGGGACGGACACGGGGTCGCGGATCGTCGAGCTGGGCGCCAACGGCTTCGAGCAGGACGATACGATCAAGAGCCTGACGCTGCGCGAAGATGCCACCTGGCGTCGCGGCGCCCACACGCTCAAGGCCGGCGGCCAGGCGGTCTTTTACAACTTGAACCGGATCGAGGCGGCCAATTTCAACGGCACCTATTTCGTCTCCAATCCGTGCGACCAGACCGTCTCTTCTTGTGGTCCGTTCGACATCACCACGGCAACGCCGTTTGCCGGGCGTATCAACGTCAACCCGGCGCCGGGCCTGAAGGCCAAGAGCACGCAGCTTGGCATCTACATCACCGACGAATGGAAGCCGGACGACCATTGGACCGTCAACGCCGGCATTCGCTGGGACTTCGAAAGCAATCCCAACAACAAGAATTACGTTACGCCCGCGGCCATTGCCGACGCGCTGCGTAATTATCCGGGCTGGGCCGCGCGCGGCATCGATCCCGAGGATTACATTTCGAATGGCAGCAACCGGAAGCCGTTCTACGGGGCGTTCCAGCCGCGCATCGGTGCAGCCTATGACGTCCGCGGTGACGGCGACCTGATCTTCTTCGGCGGTATCGGCCGCTATTACGATCGCAACCTGTTCATCCAGGGCGTGATCGAACAGCAGCAGAATGCAAACGTCGTCCTGACGGTGCCGCTGACGGAATGCGCGAGCGGTGCTCCGCCCGCTTATTGTTCCGACCCCGAAGCGCTGCGGGCCTATGCGGCCGGCCAGGGCTTCACCGGCGGCGCGGTTTGGGTTCTGCCGAACAAGGTGCGGTTGCCCTATTCGGATCAGTTCGACCTTGGCGTGCGCAAGCGCTTTGGCGAGATCAACACCACGCTGACCTACAGCCACATCGAATCGCACAACATCTCGATGTTCGCGCGGTCGAACTTCTACAGCAACGGCTGGTACACCGTGGTGCTGACGCCGGACGGCTGCATGAACGGCGGCGATCAGTGGATCATCGACTTTACGCCAAACGGGCCGTTCCCGAATTGCCCGGCGACGACCGGCCAGCTGCCCGGCTTCAACGGCAAGCTGAACCGCGGTCTCAACAATGGTCGCGCCCGGCTCGACGCCTTGTTCCTGCAGATCGAGAAGCCGTTTACGGAGCAGTCGACCTGGGGCTTCACCCAGGCGCTGACCCTGCAGCGCGCTCGCAGCAACGTCGCGCAGGAGCTGAACAGCGACGAATTCTACAACGGTCCGAACCTCGACACCTACGGCTGGAACTACGTCAACGGGATTGCCAAGTGGCGGTCGGTGACCTCGGTCAACTGGCGCGCTCCGTTCGGCTTCACCGTGTCGGGCATTCTCAACCTGTCGTCGGGTCCGGCGTTCGGCAACATCGTTGCGCCATGGACCGGGCTGACCGGACCGGTGCCGCAGGGCGCCTGCTGCTACGCCAACATGGGCGGCGTCTATTTCCCGAAGAAGGACATTGCCTACAAGCGTCTCGACATGCGCGTCGCCAAGACGTTCAAGACGCCGTGGGGTCACGAAGCGACGATCGACTTCCAAGCGTTCAATGTCTTCAACTGGCTCAACCGCACCTATTCGAGCTGGGGCGCGGGCGGTGGCAACCCGCCGCCGCTGACCGAGAACGGGCAGGTCGGCAACGACCAGCGTCAGTTCCAGGCCGGCTTCACCTACAAGTTCTGA
- a CDS encoding DUF6445 family protein, whose translation MRPSLHRFGDTQSAVVAIDEFSGDAGAIAALADDLAPFPPVDHGYYPGVRRVIGSDDGAAWDYARKSCEAAAPFIAGAFGIERFELVEASFSIVCSPPEKLRVPQRAPHFDTTEQDYIALLHYLRIPAPSGTAFFRQRSTRIERIDDANVDRFVAFAEAEGGKGEEPAGYIQGSNAHFEQIGAVDAVPDRMVIYQGSLLHSGIITDAMPLTPDTRTGRLTANFFVRGQ comes from the coding sequence GTGAGGCCAAGCCTTCATCGCTTCGGCGATACGCAAAGCGCGGTCGTGGCAATCGACGAATTCTCCGGCGACGCGGGCGCGATCGCCGCGCTGGCCGACGACCTGGCGCCATTTCCGCCGGTCGACCACGGATATTATCCCGGCGTCCGGCGGGTCATCGGCAGCGACGATGGCGCGGCTTGGGACTATGCGCGTAAAAGCTGCGAGGCAGCTGCGCCGTTCATTGCCGGCGCCTTCGGCATCGAGCGGTTCGAACTGGTCGAAGCCAGCTTCTCGATCGTCTGCAGCCCGCCCGAAAAATTGCGTGTCCCGCAGCGCGCGCCGCATTTCGACACGACCGAGCAGGATTATATCGCGCTGCTCCATTATTTGCGCATTCCCGCGCCCAGCGGCACGGCCTTCTTTCGCCAGCGCAGCACGCGGATCGAGCGGATCGACGACGCCAACGTCGACCGCTTTGTCGCCTTCGCCGAGGCCGAGGGCGGCAAGGGCGAAGAGCCGGCCGGCTATATCCAGGGGTCAAATGCGCATTTCGAGCAGATCGGTGCGGTCGACGCGGTGCCGGACCGGATGGTGATATACCAGGGTAGCCTGCTGCACTCCGGAATCATCACCGACGCCATGCCGCTGACGCCCGATACGCGCACCGGCCGGTTGACCGCCAACTTTTTCGTCAGGGGACAGTGA